The genomic window TACTGTGTTGCCGTAGGAAGAATACTGTAATAATAATCTTCTGAAACTTTATTGTAATATTTCGTGAACAACGGCTCAATCATTTTCCACTGATCATAACGAAGGTTGTCGATCATCAGCAAAAGCACTTTCTCTTTTTCTACTTCAGGCTTTACTTTTTCTTTGAAAAGGGTATGGCTCATGATCGGTTTTTCCGTGTTGTGCAGCCAGTCTTCGTAATTGTTTTCAATGAATTTTGCGAACTGAATATTCGCTTCCTCTTTCTGCGATTGAAGAAGATCTGCAAATTCATTGTCCGTTACTTTATCAAATTTAATTTCCCAGTTAAGGATTTTCTTATAATATTCAGCCCAATCCTGATAGCTTCTTAAATAAGACAATTCCATAGAAAGGTTTCTGAATTCCTGCTGGTATTGTAAAATCGTTTTCTGCTCAACAAGATTGTCCTGCTGAAGGTTTTTCTTTAGTGATAATAAGATCTGATTAGGATTTACCGGCTTCAGAATATAATCAGCGATCTGAGAACCGATGGCCTCTTCCATAATATGTTCTTCCTCACTTTTCGTCACCATTACTATTTTTAAAGAATTATCCTTGTCTTTAATCATAGGAATGGCTTCAAGCCCCGAAATTCCGGGCATATTCTCATCAATAAGTGTTAATGCGAATTTTTCAGAATCCATTAATTCCAATGCCTCATTCACGTTATTCACAGGGGTTATCTGGTAACCTTTTTTCTCTAAAAATACGATGTGAGGTTTAAGTAAATCTATTTCATCATCTATCCATAATATCTTTTCCGACATAATTTATTTTTTACATGGTTATAGTATCAAATTGCTGACCAATTCTTTCTAAAAACTGCCAAAATCAGCAAGTATAAAGTTAAATATTAGTTAAATGAAAACATAACGGAATATTCTTGTTTTTGTTTCATTTAATGACCGTTCTTTATGTAGTCCAAAGCTCTTTCCAGAACTTCA from Chryseobacterium wanjuense includes these protein-coding regions:
- the porX gene encoding T9SS response regulator signal transducer PorX — encoded protein: MSEKILWIDDEIDLLKPHIVFLEKKGYQITPVNNVNEALELMDSEKFALTLIDENMPGISGLEAIPMIKDKDNSLKIVMVTKSEEEHIMEEAIGSQIADYILKPVNPNQILLSLKKNLQQDNLVEQKTILQYQQEFRNLSMELSYLRSYQDWAEYYKKILNWEIKFDKVTDNEFADLLQSQKEEANIQFAKFIENNYEDWLHNTEKPIMSHTLFKEKVKPEVEKEKVLLLMIDNLRYDQWKMIEPLFTKYYNKVSEDYYYSILPTATQYARNSFFAGLMPSEIEKRFPDKWFNDNEEGNKNEFERDFLEDQMKRIGLGSKSMKYLKVLNADFERKIYDDFNQHKNNDLLVIVYNFIDILSHAKTDNHIVDQLIRDDKTFRSLTLNWFENSSLMKIIKVAAESGFKLVITTDHGTVYVKKPSKVVGDRETSTNIRYKTGKSLTYDDSDVWAITNPEKLFLPKGNLSSKYIFAKNNIFLAYPKNYNHFVNYYKETYQHGGISLEECIIPFSILEPK